The Euphorbia lathyris chromosome 2, ddEupLath1.1, whole genome shotgun sequence genome includes a window with the following:
- the LOC136216853 gene encoding uncharacterized protein — protein sequence MLSSRRMLVEYAFSNEDPHELLYSDCLSTINREEIMSLSGSNHLVSNVVDAWSRILNSEEKCKGPTSVHRFFFSTLPFVLLCTNKGVPGSTKYSDRHNAFF from the exons ATGCTTAGTTCGCGGAGAATGTTGGTTGAATATGCTTTTTCTAATGAAGACCCACA tgAGTTGTTGTATAGTGATTGTTTGTCCACAATCAATAGAGAGGAGATTATGAGCTTGTCAGGAAGCAATCATTTGGTTAGTAATGTGGTTGATGCGTGGTCTCGAATATTGAATTCTGAAGAGAAGTGCAAGGGTCCAACTTCTGTGCATAGATTCTTCTTCTCTACTCTACCATTT GTTTTACTGTGTACTAATAAAGGAGTTCCTGGAAGTACCAAGTACAGCGACAGACACAATGCTTTTTTTTGA
- the LOC136216791 gene encoding uncharacterized protein, with the protein MNFMSKSCFTLIVFFPVVYAAHFYVFVINHFTGKIDVIDNKALDKGVTVHSKYKGFAKALVKAYYLYIKRESPNCLNDISAYGSKHLKLKWKESSNNDDCGVFLLKHMESYFGQEESEWDIGVRNNNVDQLKNFRIEYCWKILSNSGNKEVAVVNEKALKWKNEQLK; encoded by the exons ATGAACTTCATGAG taaatcGTGTTTTACTTTAATT GTATTCTTTCCAGTTGTTTATGCTGCCCATTTCTATGTTTTCGTTATTAACCATTTTACTGGAAAGATAGACGTCATTGATAACAAGGCTCTTGATAAAGGCGTAACAGTCCATAGTAAATATAAGGGTTTTGCAAAGGCTTTG GTGAAAgcatattatctttatataaaAAGAGAGAGCCCTAATTGCTTGAATGATATCAGTGCATATGGTTCAAAACATTTGAAGTTGAAGTGGAAAGAGTCAAGCAATAATGATGATTGTGGTGTTTTCCTTTTGAAACATATGGAATCCTATTTTGGACAAGAGGAGTCTGAATGGGATATTGGAGTTCGAAATAacaat GTTGATCAGTTGAAGAATTTCAGAATTGAATACTGTTGGAAGATTCTGTCAAATTCTGGAAACAAAGAAGTTGCTGTTGTAAATGAGAAGGCCTTAAAATGGAAGAATgaacaattaaaataa